DNA sequence from the Streptomyces sp. NBC_01497 genome:
CCAGAGCGACCCGCCCCAGTGGCTGCGGGAGCTGCGCCGCGACGGGCCGCACCCCCGCCCGGTCGTCGCCGCCAAGCTGGACGTCTCCATCGCGGGCCTCGCCCGGGGCGGCGTCACCGAGGCGCTGACCACGGAGCAGATCGAGGCGCTGAAGCAGGAGGGCCCCGAGTGGCTCCGGCGCGAGCGGGCCACCCAGGCCGAGGTCCGCAAGGAGACCACCCGTATCAAGGAGCGCGACGAGGAGCGGGCGGCGCGCTCCGACGACGCCTGACGCCCCCCCGGGGGGCCGGCGTCGGCTTCCTCTTCGTCTTCTTCGGCCCCTTCTTCTTCGGCCTCTTCACTGCTGACGCCCGTCCTGGCCCTGCGGCGCCGCGGGCGCCCACGCGGTTCGGGAGGCGGGACGTCCCGGCCCGGAGGTGTTCTCGCGGGCCGATGACTATTCCGCTCCCTCGACGACCGGATGAACGACCGGCGCGGGACGCGGCTCGACCCGTCCGGCACCCGGCCCACCGGGCCCGCGACCGCGCCGGATGCCCGCCCCGTGTCGCGGGGTCAACCGCCGCGTAGAGCGGGATCACGCGCCGACGACCGGCGCGCCGCCGGAGTCCGCGGTCCCTCAGGCGTATCGGGAGCCCGAGGAGAGGCATCGCGGACCGGGACGTCCGGGCCGGGCGACGTCGCCGATCGTCCGGTGCGCCGGGCCCTCGCCGCGTCGCCCCGTCCACGGGCGTGGCGCCTTCCCGGCGAGGACCACCGAGGACCGCGCGTCCATGACCCATTACGGGGCGAGACCGCACCACCCGGACGTGCCGGTCGTGAAGTCCGGTGGAAGGGTGGCCCGTTCCGGCGGCCTCCGGCATTCGGCCCCACGTATTCGACTTGTACGCGTCAAGTAATAACTCGGTCACCATGCACATTCCCGCGCGATCCCACGAAATGGGCGCGCACGGGCCTCGCCCTGACCGATCGTACCGTCGCCGCCACGACCGGCACCCACCGTCCTCGCCGCCACCGGGACCCCGTCCGCCGCACTCCGGCGCAGGCCGAGGCCCGCGGGAGCGGCCCCGACGCGCGTGGCCCCGCCGCGAGGACCGCACGCGGGCCGAGACCCACCAGGGCAGAGCCGACCGCCGGTTTGCATGGTTTGCCCCCGTTACGCAACCCGCGCGCTTGCGGTCCCGAACCGCGTCCGCGCCCTCCGCCACGGCGCGCCGACGCGTCCCGACCACGAAAGGCCTTCCGTACTCCTGTGCTACCGTCAACCGGTGTAATTTACACGCGACTTGCGGAGCAATGAGGCAATTTACGGAGTGCCCCGGTCCGCTTCGGTCGCCGTCCCGTCTCGACGCACCCGGGAACGCCTCAGGCGGGAGGGTTGGCCGCCATCGACACCGTCTCCATTGGCAGCAGCACACACGCCCCGAGCCCTGCCCTGCCTCCGCGCCCACCTGGCGCGTCGAGATCCGTCCTCGTACCCGGCCCCGGGGCGCGGCTCCTGGGCCAGTGGCACAGCCGGCCGCACGAGAGGCACGCCCACCGGCCGGAGCGCGGCCCCCCGGCCGATCCCCCAGCGGAGATCACCACGGGAAGTTCGTGCGGCGCCCAGGGGAGAGGACGCCTGCCGTGAATTCCCGTCGCCGATCACCCCATGAGAAGTCGTCCAGTTGAGCAGTAATTGGGGCAATATCCGAGCGATCTCGGAATCGCGGAGCATATGAGGCCGTCGAATCCTCATGGCGTACCGGCGGACGATCTCGCTCGGCAGGGGAGGGAAATTGCACGCCTCTTTTCAGTCGACCGCGCCGGAATCCGGCCAGCGGATTCCTGTCGTCGTCCACGCGCCCGATCCGATCTCCCGGGAAGGGACGATCAGTCAACTGCGCCAGCACCCCGTGGTGGACCTCGTCGACAAGGTCGACGCCCAGGGGCACGGCGTGGCCGTGCTGCTCGCCGAGTCGCTCGACCCCACCGTGCTGGCGTGGCTGCGCCGCCTCGTACGCAACGAGGGCCTGCACACCGTCCTGGTCGTGAGCCTGCTGCGCGAGGCGGAACTGCTCGACGTCTTCGAGTGCGGGGTGGGGGCCATCGTCTGGCGGCACGAGGCCACCGCGCAGCGGCTGTTCCGGGCGGTGCTCGCGGCCCATCGCGGCGAGGGCGACCTGCCGTCCGACCTGCTCGGCCGCCTCATCAGCCAGGTCGGCACGCTGCGGACCAGCGCCGTCGGCACGTCCGGCGTCCAGCCGTCCGGCCTGACGCCCCGGGAGACCGACGTCCTGCGGCTGGTCGCCGAAGGTCTGGGCACCGGGGAAATAGCCGGGAAACTGTCGTACTCCGAACGGACTGTCAAGAACATCATGCAAGGACTGACCACTCGCCTGGCACTCCGCAACCGCACGCACGCCGTGGCCTACGCCCTGCGCGAGGGGTACATCTCGTGATCCACGAAGTGGACGCCCTGCTCAAGGGGTTGCTGAAAGGTGGCGCCCTGGCGGGCGCCGACGTCGAGGTCTCCTTCGAGGCCCCGACCCGCGACTGGGCGGCCCGGCGCAACGCGCCCGCCTTCAACATCTACCTGTTCGACATCCGGGAGGACGTCAAACGGCGCGAGCGCGGGTCGATGGACGTGCGGGACGAGCGCGGCATCGTCGTGCGCCGGCGCCGTCCGCCGCGCTGGTTTCGGCTGTCGTACCTCGTCACCGCCTGGACCAAGCTCCCCGAGGACGAACACCGCCTGCTCTCGGCGGCGTTGGCCACCCTGCTGCCGCACGAACTCGTCGCGCCCGAACGCCTTCCCGACGCGCTCGCGGCGCTCGGCCTCAGTGTGCCCGTCGCCGTTTCCGGGATCCAGGCCGAGACGCGCTCGCTGGCCGAGATCTGGACCGCGCTCGGCGGCGCGCTCAAGCCGTCGCTCGACCTCGTGGTCACGGTGCCGTTCCCGGCCTACCCCGATTACGACGCGGGACCGCCGGTCACCGAGGGCGCGGTGGTGCGCGCACGGGAGATCGACGGGCCCCTGGAGGACGGCGAGCGGGCGCATCTGCCGCGCCATCTCTCCGGCGCGGAGCAGGAGCCGGAAGCCGCCCGCGGCTCGGCCACGACGACCCGGTTCGGAGCACCTCCCCGATGACGCACGGCACTCCCGACCCCGGCGGCCCGCCCACCGGCGCCCCCGCGGACATCCCTGCCGGAATCCCCGCCGGCATACCTGAGGGCATCCCTGAGGGCCCGCTGCTCGCCCGGCTCGCCGGGCTGCGCGAGCGGGTCGCCGACCTGGTCGAGCGCCGCAGCGCCGAGGACCCCACCGCGGCCGACCCCCTGCGGGGCCTGTACCTCTCCGTCGAGGCCGTACGCCATCATGTGCGGCGGGCCGCCGGTCCTGAGCGGGCCGGGCACGGCGAACCGGACGGCGCCCGGGGCCCGGCCGACGGCGGGGACACCGGGCCCGACGCCGGAGGCCCGACGGCCCCGGCGGCCCCGGCAGACCTCACCGACGCCCTGGACCCGGCGGACCCGGCGTCTTTCGGGGACCCGGCGGGCGCCCACCCGGCGCACGACCGGCTGCACCGGCTCAGCCGCCGCCTCGGGCTCACCGCGGTGGACGCCACCGTGCTGCTCATCGCGCTCGCCCCCGACCTCGACCGGGGCTTCGAGCCGCTGTACGGGTACCTGAACGACGACGTCAGCCGCCGGCGGGCCACCATCGGGCTGGCACTGGACGTGTGCGGCCTGCCCGCGGCCCAGGCCGGCGCGCGTGACCTCTTCCACCCCACGGCGCCACTTTCCGCGTCCGGCCTGCTGCTCGTGGAGGACAGCGAACGCCCCTTCCTCAGCCGCTCGTTGCGCGTCCCGGACCGGGTCGCCGCCCATCTGCTCGGCGACGACACCCCGGACGCCGCACTCACCGGGCACATCCGGGCGCTGCCGGACCTCGCCGAGGACCCCTACGCGAAGGACGGCGGCACGTCGGCGCACCGGCTCGCGAAGCTCCTCGCCGCCGCCCCGCTCACGGTCTACCTGCGCGAACAACGCGACGGCGACGGCCTGTTGTATGCGGCCTCCGCGCTGCGTGCCGCCGGCCGCGACGCGCTGCACTTCACCCCCTTGGGCGGGGGCGCGCGCACCGGAGGCCCGGACGGTGACCCCGGCGGGGGCGGGCGGAGCAGCACCGAGGGCCACGGCCCGGTCGTGGAACTGCTGCGCGAGGCGCGGCTGCTGGGCTGCTCCGTCGTGGCCAGTCCGCTGCCCGAGCGGCCGGGCCCGCTGATCAGGGCGCTGACGGTGTCCGACGTGCCGGTCCTGTTCACCGGGCGGGGCCCGTACGACCCGCAGTGGTGCGAGAGCGATCCCCTGGTGCTGGACGTGCCCCGGCTGCCGTCGGGCGCGGTGGGCACGTGGTCGGCCGCGCTCGGTCTCGACGCGGGCGAGGATCCGGGGTTCGACCTGGCCACGACCGTCGCCCCCTACCGCCTCGGCGGTGACGGCATCGCCCGCGCCGCCCGCTCGGCGCTGGAGCTCGCCGCCCTCGACGGCACCGCGCTGACCGCCGCGCACCTGCGGCTCGCCGCCCGGCAGCAGTCCGCGTCAGGGCTGGAACGGCACGCCCGCCGTATCCGGCCCGACGTCGGCTGGGACGACCTCGTCCTGCCGGCGGGACCGCTGGGGCACCTGCGGGAACTTGCCCTGCGCGCCCGGTACCGCAGCCGGGTCCTCGGTGACTGGCGGCTCAGCGCCGGCGGCGGGCGCGGCCGTGGGGTGCTGGCGCTGTTCGCCGGGGACTCCGGTACGGGCAAGACGCTGTCGGCCGAGGTGGTCGCCGCCGACCTGGGCCTCGACCTGTACGTCGTCCAGCTCTCCTCCGTGGTCGACAAGTACGTCGGCGAGACGGAGAAGAACCTGGAGCGCATCTTCACGGAGGCCGACCGCGCGGACTCGGTGCTGCTCTTCGACGAGGCCGACGCCGTGTTCGGCAAGCGCTCCGAGGTCAAGGACTCCCACGACCGCTACGCCAACATGGAGAGCGCGTACCTGCTCCAGCGTCTTGAGGCGTTCGACGGCATCGCCCTGCTCACCACCAACCTGCGGGCGAACATCGACGACGCCTTCACCCGACGCCTCGACCTGGTGGTCGACTTCCCGTTCCCGGACGCCGGTCAGCGGCTCGCCCTGTGGCACCACAGCCTGACTCATGTGCCCTGCGCGGACGACGTCGATCCGGGCGTCTGCGCCCGGGACTTCGAGCTGGCGGGCGGTTCGATCCGCAGCGCGGTGGTGACCGCCGCCTACGCGGCCGTGGGCCGTGGCGAGACGGTCACCACGGCCGACCTGCTGACGGGTGCCCGCCGGGAGTACCGCAAGGCGGGCCGCCTGGTCCCCGGCGACGTGGGCTGGTGAAACGCGGACCGGCGGGCCCCCGTGAACGAGGACCCGCCGGATCGTAGCCGGGGTCCGTCTGATCGGTCCCGGTGCGGCCCGGAGCGCGCGGGCGGCCCCGGCCGGACCCCGTCACCGGAGCCGGCCGGGGCCGCCGCCCGCCGAAATCAGCTCTTGTCGGGCTTGGCGAGAAGCCATCCCTGGTCGTCGGTGTCGGTGCAGTGGAAGAGCGTCAGCGCGCCGCCCTCCGCGCGGTCGGACCCGTCCGACGCGTTGCCGTAGACGTCCAGGCACAGATTGTTGCTGGCGTAGTTGTGGATCCAGTAGAGGCCGCCGCTGTTCGGCCGCTTCTCCAGCCACCAGAGCTGGTTGTCGTTCATCGTCTGGGTGCAGGCGCTGTCCTGCGGCTTCGCACTGAGCGGTGCGGCGCCCGTCCCCGACAGGTCCATGCAGAAGCCGGTCGACTTGTCGCGGAGCTGGTAGAGGTCCCGGCCGTCGGGCCCCTTGCCCTTGGCCACCGTGTCGAAATCCCACACCTGGTTGGCCTTGGTATCGGTGTTGCAGGTGTACTGGCCGTAGGTGCTGCCCGCCGATCCCGTCGCGAAGGCGGGGCCCGCGCACTTCTCGGTCGTGCCGTTCCTGAGCATGACGTCTTTGAAGGGGTGCGGCGCGGGGGACTTCTTGGCTCCCCCGCCGCCACCCGCGCCCGCACTCGTCGACGGCTGCGGCGGCGGGGTGTTCTGGGCGGTCTCGGTCTGCGACGGCTGGGGCGCCGGGGCCTGGGACGGAGGCGGCGGCGTCAGGGACGTGACGGGCGTGTCATTGCGCTCCGTGGCCTGGCTGGCCACCGCGGGCTTGTAGGCGATCCAGATCATCACGAAGGCCACGGCGAGCGCGATCAGCATCGAGAGCAGCACCCCGAGCCAGCGGGGCAGCAGCCCGGGCTGGACGTACGTGCCCTGCACCGGCAGCGGCTCCGCGCCGGAACGCTGCACGGAGAGCGTGTACGGGCGGGACTGCTTCTGCCCCGCCCAGATGATCTGCCGCGGCTTCAGCGTGCTCTTGATGAACGCGGCCCGGCCCGGCGCGATCTGGACGTTGGCGGGGTGGATGTCGTACGCGAGCTGGTCGCCGTTGTCGCTGCCGCCCACGGAGGCGGTGAGTTTGACGTTGCCGAGGTTGTCGACGGCGAGCCGGGGGCGCCCGCGGAAGCGGCCCTTCACCGTCTGGGGCACGAGTTCGGCCCGTACCTCGGTGAACGGGGTGACGGTCACGTTGCCCTCGGAGACCGTGGTGGCCTCCGGGTACTCCGACGGGATGATCTGCACGCCGTACGGGTGCGGTCCCGCCGCGGCGTCCGGGGTGCGGGGCGGGGCGAAGGCCAGCTCCACGGTCCCGGTCGTCCCCGGGTACAGCCGGATGGACTGCGGCTCGACGGTCGTCCACGGGGAGAGGTCACCGACGGGTACGAACCGGTACTCGTCGACGACGTCACCGGTGTTGCGCACCCGCAGCCGCACGCGGGTCGAACCGCCCGGGTCCACGGTCGTCGAAGGGGGTTCCAGGGAGGTCCAGGGACTCATGTGCCGACGCTACGGTGAGCGCCACCGCGGTGTCGCAGGCCACGGGGCAGGATGGGGCGGCCGAAAGAGCAGCAGCGCTGTCCTTCCGGGCGCCTCGCGCACCGGCCTGCCCGGGATGCCGCCGGGACCGGGCCCGGGGCTGTCCCCGTGCCCTGCTCGTCCCGCTCCTCCTCGCGCCCGGGCCGCATTTCGTCAGCGGGTACGAGCCCTACCCTGTCGCGGCGTCGGACATGCGCGCCCACGGCTCGATCCTGCCCTGCCACGGGGACATGGACCGATCGGGCACTTCCAGGGGCCCGCAGGGCATCGACGGCGGGCGTCCGGTCCTCGGGCGGGGCCGCTCGGGCCGCCCGGCGGCTCCCGAACCCGGGGCGTCGTCACGGGTATCGCGGCGGGCGCGGCCCGTCGCCCGGCGCCGCGACGCCCCCGGGGCACGGCGGCGTCCCGTTGGGGCATCGGCCATGCCCCCTAAGCGGCACTGAAGGCCCTTACGGCGATCTACGCGCGGCGCCAGTGTTGTAGCTGTTGACCAGTCATACCCCCGAGGAGAGCAGAGTATGCCGTCCTACCTGTCGCCGGGTGTCTACGTCGAGGAAGTCGCCAGCGGCTCCCGCCCGATCGAAGGTGTCGGCACCTCCGTGGCGGCGTTCGTGGGCCTCGCACCCACCGGTCCGCTCAACAAGCCGACCCTGGTGACCAACTGGTCCCAGTACGTCGCCGCCTTCGGGGAGTTCACCGACGGCTACTACCTGGCCCATTCCGTCTACGGCTTCTTCAACAACGGCGGCTCGGCCGCGTATGTCGTGCGGGTCGGCGGCGCGGCCGAAGGGGACGGCCCGAACGCCGGCGCCCCCGCCGCGGTGCCGGGCTCCGCGGCCCCGGCCGCGCTGAACCCGGGCGCCCCCGCCGCGCTGGGCACGTTCACGGTCCGCGCCCTCGCGGCCGGCAGCGGTGGCGGCGCGCTCAGCGTCGAGGTGAGTGACGCGGAGGGCGAAGGGCCCGCCGAACGGTTCCGGCTGGTCGTCAAGGACGGCGAGAAGCCCGTCGAGACCTTCGACGTGAGCGCCAAGAAGAGCGGCCGCAACTACGTCGTCACGCAGGTCAAGGAACGCTCCACGCTGATCAGCGTGCAGGAAGCGGTGCCCGCCGCGCAGCTCGCCCGTCCGGACAACCAGACGGTGGCGCTCGCCCGCCCCACCCAGGCCCCCGCCGCTCTCCCCGTCGAGAGCGTGAACGCCGGCCACCCCGGCCCGGCCGAGTACCTCGGCGACTCCTCCGACCGCACCGGTTTCGGCGGCCTGGAAGCGGTCGACGAGATCGCGATGGTCGCCGTCCCCGACCTGATGGCCGCCTACCAGCGCGGCGCGATCGACCTGGAGGCGGTCAAGGCCGTCCAGCTCGGACTGATCGCGCACTGCGAACTGATGGGCGACCGGGTCGCCGTGATCGACCCGCCGCCCGGGCTCAACGCCCGTGACGTCCGGGTCTGGCGCCAGGACACCGCGGGTTACGACTCGAAGTACGCGGCCGTCTACTACCCGTGGATCAAGGTCTTCGACCCGGCCACCGGGCAGGCCCGCATGGTCCCGCCGAGCGGCCACGTCTCCGGTATCTGGGCGCGCAACGACTTCGAGCGCGGGGTGCACAAGGCGCCCGCCAACGAGGTCGTGCGCGGCGTCGTCGACCTGGAGAACCAGATCACCCGCGGCGAGCAGGACCTGCTCAACCCCATCGGCGTGAACTGCATCCGCGCCTTCCCCGGCCGCGGTATCCGCGTCTGGGGAGCCCGCACCCTCTCCTCCGACCCGGCCTGGCGCTACATCAACATCCGCCGGTACTTCAACTACCTGGAGGAGTCGATCCTGATCGGCACCCAGTGGGTGGTGTTCGAGCCGAACGACGAGGCGCTGTGGGCCCGTATCCGGCGCAACGTATCGGCGTTCCTGGTCAACGAGTGGCGCAACGGCGCCCTGTTCGGCTCGCGTCCCGAGGATGCCTTCTACGTCAAGTGCGACGCGGAGAGCAACCCGCCGGAGTCGGTCGACCTCGGCCGGGTCATCTGCGAGATCGGTATCGCGCCCGTCAAGCCCGCCGAGTTCGTGATCTTCCGGCTGGCCCAGTTCTCCAGTGGCAGCGGCGAGTTGGAGGAGTAGCGGCGCGCCGGCCCACGCCGGGCCACCCCGTCCCCACCTTCCCCAGGTACGTCGTCAGTAGTAGAAGGACAGACAGCGGCTCATGAGTCTTCAGCCCGGTGATTCCCTCACCTCACACAATTTCGGCCTCCAGATCGACGGCGTCATGGTCGAGTACCTCCAGGAGGTCAGCGGCCTGAGCCTCGAACAGGACGTCATCGAGTACCAGCAGGTCTCCGCCCAGGGCGTGCCCGTGACGAAGAAGCTGCCGGGCGTGAAGAAGGCCGGCACGTGCACCGTCGTGCGCGGCATGACCCAGTCCGCGGCGTTCAACCAGTGGATCAACGAGTCGATCGCCGGCCAGATGGCGACGGCCCGCAAGAACGCCACGATCATGCACATGGACTACACGAACGCCCCGGTCAAGCGCTACAACATGCGCAACGCCTGGTGCAGCAAGGTCGAGGCCAGCACGGTCAAGGCCGGTGAGGCGTCGGCGCTCACCGAGACCGTCACCATCACCTTCGAAGAACTGGTCATCGAGTAATGCGCCGTACGGCTGCCCGCTCCTCGGCGGCGCCCGCACCCGCGGGCGCCGAGCCCGAGGAGTCCGAGCCCACTCCCCCGGCGAGCGCCCCGGTCGCCGAGCAGGTGCCCGAACGGCAGTCGCTGCGAACGGAGTTCGACTTCGAACTGCCGCGCGGATACGTCGACGACGCGGGCACGGTGCACCGCACGGGCACCATGCGCCTGGCCACCGCGCGGGACGAACTGGTCCCGCTGCGCGACCTGCGCGTGCAGGAGAACCCGGCCTACCTGTCGGTCGTGCTGCTCGGCCGGGTCATCACCCGGCTGGGCACGCTCGGGCAGGTGCACGACGGGGTCGTGGAGAACATGTTCGCCTCCGACCTCGCCTTCCTGCAGGACTTCTACCGGCAGGTCAACGCCGAAGGACACACCAGGGCCGGGGTGACCTGCCCGCACTGCGAGCAGCCCTTCGAGGTGGAGCTCGGCGGGAGCCGCCTGGGGGAATCGTGACGTACGCGACCGACCGTGTCCACGAAGAGATCGCGTACATCGCTTACCACTTCCACTGGAGCCTGGAGGACATCCTGGACCTCGAACACCGCGACCGGCGGCGTTACGCCCAGGAGATCGCCTCTCTCGTCAGCCGCGCGGCGACGGAGGGGTGATGGGGTTCCTCGACAGGCTGCGCGGACGGCCGGACGCGGGCCGCGGCGGACCGGACGGTGCGCCGCCTCCCGCGGCGGAGGCACCCGCGGACCGTCCGCAGCCCGCGCACCCCACGGGCCCGGGAGCGGCGGGCTGGTCGAGCCTGCCGCCGCTGCGAAGTTCCCTCACCCGGGGAACCGGAGCCGTCACCGACGCCGGGTTCGGCGTGTCGCTCACCACCTGGCAGAACCCCTCCTTCGTCGGGGCCCTCTCGCACGCCGTCCTCGACGGTGCTCCCGGCGGCCTGGTCAAGGGCCCGCTCCCGGTCCTGGCGGCCTCGTCGCCCGGGCCGGAACTCGGCATGCCCTCGCTGACCCTGCCGGTCGCGGGAGCAGCCGCCGTCCCGGAACCCGGCCCCGCTGCCGCGCCGTTGGCCCGCGCGGTCCCGGACACCGCCCCTCAGGGAGCCCCGCCGCTCGCGGGCCGGACCGCGGGGCCCCGGGTCTCGCCGGTGCCCCCGCGTGCCGCCCGGCCCGTCACCCTGACGACGTCGCCCCCGGTGCAGCGACGCGCCCTGCCGACGGTGACGGCGTCCACGCGTGCCGGCGGCTCGTCACGTGCGTCCTCCCCGCCCGCCCCGATGGCCGCACGCTCCGAGCCGGGGCAGGCCGTGAACACGGACCCGACGCCGGACGCCCCGTCGGTCTCCGCCGCATCCGCGCCCGCACCCTCCGCGCCGCCGCGCCAGGACATGTCCCCGCCGCCGCCCACCGCGCCGACCGCGATCCAGCGGCGCCCCGCCGTCGGACCCGTACGGCCCGGACTCGGCACACCGGCGGGCGGACCGGCTTCGGCAGGACCGGCATCGGCAGGACCGACAACTGCCGGACCGGTATCTGCCGGGCAGCCGTCGAGCGGACAGGCGAAGACCGGTCAGGCACCGAGCGGATCGCCGTCGGCCCCTTCGGGCTCGCGCGGTTCGACGGCGAGCGGATCACCGTCGGCCCCTTCGGCGTCGGCCGGTTCGGCATCGGGCGGGCAAGCCGCAGGCGGCCCGGGCGCGCGTCGAGCGCGCCCGCTGCTCGGCGCCCCGCTGTCCGCTCCGCCCCCGGCCACGGGGCCCGCCAGGCCCCAGGGGCCCGGGACCTCGGCCGGGCGCCGCGCCACGTCGCACCCGGCGTCTCCCGGCTCCGACCCCGCCCGTGGCGCGGCCGGGCAGGCGTCCCCGCCCTCCCCCACTTCCCTCGCTCCCCCGCGTTCCACCGCCGCGCTGGCCGGCGACGGCCCCGCGGCCGCCCCGGCCCCGGTCCAGCGTGCGCCGATGCGGCCGGAGCCGTCGCCGCGCCCCGTGACCCCGGGCAACCGCGCCCCCTCGGCCTCGGCGCTCCCTTCCTCGGGACGCCCCCTGTCAGAACCGGCGCGGGACGGCGCGGCGTCCGGCACCGCGAGATCCCTGCCGACAGCGCCCCTCACCCCCGCGGCACCGCGAGCGGAGGCGGCTACCGACCCGCGCTCGACCGGCGTCCTGCCCCCGGCGACGACTTCCGGCGGGGCCGCGCGGCCGGCCGCCCCGGCGGCCGGAGACAGCGGCGCCCGCGCCATGCCGTCCGCGCCGGTGCGGTTCGACGGCAGGGACGATCCGGCCGCCACCGCCGCGCACACGGCACCCGCGTCGCGTACGACCGTGCTGCCCGTGGCAGCCGTCGTGCCCGTACAGCGCGTCCGGGCGTCCGCCGGGACCGGGCCCGCCGGGGCTCCCCGCTCCCCCGCGATGCCCGTCGTCCCCGTGCGGCGCGCCGCCGCGTCATCCGGGCGGCCCACAGCTCCCGGTACGGCATCCCCCGTACGCGCCCCGGCCGGCAACGGACCTGCCCCGGCGGCCGGTTCACGGCTCCCGGCCTCGGTGCCCGGCACACCGGAGGGCGCCACCGCGGCAGGTACCGAGGACGCCACCGCCACGAGGGAACGGCGTCCTGACTCCGGTGGCGCGTCCAACCACCGCTCTCTCGCTCTGACTTCGGCCCGTCCGTTGGTGTCCGCCCTGCCGCCGGTGCCGGCGCCCGCCCCCGGCACCACTGCCCTGCAGCGGCGCCCCGCGACCACGGCGGTACCGTTGCGCCGCCCCGCGGCCCCTGTCCTCGCGGCGCCTTCCGGCGTCGGCGGTCCGCCACGCCCTGCCGCGCCAGGCCGCCCGGGCGCCGGCGGCCCCGCCCCTGCGGCGCGCGGGGGAGCGGGGGCCGGGACGGCCGCTCCCGTCCCGGCGGCAGCCGCCGTCCGGCCCACCGCGATCCCGGCCGGCACCATCCCGCCCAACGCCGGCCCGCCCAACGCCGTCCGGCCCACCGGCCCGACGGGAGCCGGGACAGCGTCGGCGCCCGCACCCGGGGGCCGCTCGGGCTCTGCCGGCCCGACGGTGCAGCGCCGTGCGGCGCCGCGATCCGGCTCCGCCCCCACCGTGAGCGGACCCGCGCTGCCGCGAACCACCGCTCCCGTATCTCCTGCCGGGCCGGTGGGCCGTGGCGGACCGCCCCGGCCGGTCGCCCTCGGGCTCCCCGGCGGTCCCGCCGCCCCGCCGCCGCGCGGTGGCCGGCCCGCCGCGAGCGGTCAGGGCGGCGCGGCGGGCATCGTGCAGCGTCTCGCGGCGTCCCCGGCTTCCGGGCTCGCACCGGCCCCGGCCGGGCCCAGGCCGCTCGGGCCCGCCGCCTCTGCGGCGTCGGCCACGGCACTCACGCCTCCACGCCCACCGGCCGGCGCCTCGCACACGCCCGTTCCGTACACCCCCGTTCCGTCCACCCGGGTCGGGACGACGTCCCGTCCGGCGCTGCCCCTGTCCCCGCCCGTCTCCCCCGCTCCCGGGTTGCCGGGCCGGACCGTCACC
Encoded proteins:
- a CDS encoding DUF6760 family protein yields the protein MTYATDRVHEEIAYIAYHFHWSLEDILDLEHRDRRRYAQEIASLVSRAATEG